A window of Mesomycoplasma lagogenitalium contains these coding sequences:
- the dnaN gene encoding DNA polymerase III subunit beta: MKFIISKKIFEKEFDRVGTAINSINFLNSLRGIYIELKQEGLYLTGSDGELSIKGFIEKDNIQQIVEPGVVLVNYYLMKNIIKKTSGILEFELKDKNLSIKNDDDVYKLNVMDNEEYPLINFEFFGSKIIVNSDNLRNAVKNTSFAATSDSVEMVFNCLNLVAKNGQLTISATDRYRIAVETISIASDAEFNISIVAKNFKDFIPSDYHGDIEIYVDNNKLETKIENTRIQCKVLDFPYKDLSNVFPSLQDLIYKIDIEKKDLIDLISKATAISSDLHYKLKILVNENEFSMIGDKEEMGTINVKTKNFKYQSKEHEVFFALNHKYLKEAISVFEGKIHMFVDKSIKRVFIISPSNTNNKQLIGTT, encoded by the coding sequence ATGAAGTTTATAATTAGTAAAAAGATTTTTGAAAAAGAATTTGATAGAGTTGGTACAGCTATTAATTCTATAAATTTTCTTAACTCTTTAAGAGGTATTTACATTGAATTAAAACAAGAAGGCTTATATTTAACCGGAAGCGATGGAGAACTATCTATTAAAGGTTTTATAGAAAAAGATAATATACAACAAATTGTTGAACCAGGAGTTGTTTTAGTTAATTATTATTTAATGAAAAATATAATTAAAAAAACATCAGGAATATTAGAATTTGAACTAAAAGATAAAAATCTTTCAATAAAAAATGATGATGATGTTTATAAATTAAATGTTATGGATAATGAAGAATATCCACTAATTAATTTTGAATTTTTTGGTTCAAAAATTATAGTAAATTCCGATAATTTGCGCAATGCGGTTAAAAACACCAGTTTCGCTGCAACTAGCGATAGTGTTGAGATGGTTTTTAATTGTTTAAATTTAGTAGCGAAAAACGGGCAATTAACAATTTCCGCTACCGATAGATATAGAATTGCAGTTGAAACCATTTCAATTGCTTCTGATGCTGAATTCAATATATCTATAGTGGCAAAAAACTTTAAAGATTTTATACCTTCTGATTATCATGGTGATATAGAAATTTATGTTGACAATAATAAGTTAGAAACAAAAATTGAAAATACCAGAATACAATGTAAAGTTTTAGATTTCCCTTATAAAGATTTATCAAATGTTTTTCCTAGTTTGCAAGATTTAATTTATAAAATTGATATAGAAAAAAAAGATTTAATAGATCTCATTTCAAAAGCAACGGCAATTTCTAGTGATCTTCATTACAAATTAAAAATATTAGTTAATGAAAATGAGTTTAGTATGATTGGTGATAAGGAAGAAATGGGAACTATAAATGTTAAAACTAAAAATTTTAAATATCAAAGCAAAGAGCATGAAGTTTTTTTTGCCTTGAACCACAAATATTTAAAAGAAGCAATATCGGTTTTCGAAGGAAAAATTCATATGTTTGTTGATAAAAGCATTAAAAGAGTTTTTATAATTTCTCCTTCCAATACAAATAACAAACAGTTAATAGGGACAACTTAA
- a CDS encoding RNA-binding S4 domain-containing protein, protein MKVEIVGEFIKLSQFLKKIKIIDSGGEAKNFLLRHEVTINGQKSESRGSKIKIGDVVWVDKEVYYIIAAE, encoded by the coding sequence ATGAAAGTAGAAATAGTTGGTGAATTTATTAAATTAAGTCAATTTTTAAAAAAAATAAAAATAATTGATTCTGGCGGAGAGGCTAAAAATTTTCTTTTAAGACACGAAGTAACTATCAATGGTCAAAAAAGCGAATCAAGAGGTTCTAAAATTAAAATAGGCGATGTTGTCTGAGTTGATAAAGAAGTTTATTATATAATAGCAGCGGAATAA
- the mnmG gene encoding tRNA uridine-5-carboxymethylaminomethyl(34) synthesis enzyme MnmG, whose product MKKYDAIVVGGGHAGIEATFALAKQKFNVLLVTLDKNKLASMPCNPSIGGPAKGIITREIDALGGMQGVFADQAMIQIKMLNESRGPAVRAIRAQIDKDKYSKIVLDAVQKNPFITIKESIVDKLIDENGFVKGVELENGEIYYANAIIITTGTYMDSRVLRGDVVEKTGPDGQKTSSKLSNYLNENGFEIIRLKTGTPPRIWTDSIDFSEVDEEILENKLLNFSFKSKKILDKQIHCYLTYTTKETHKIILENLDKSSMYSGLIDGIGPRYCPSVEDKIVRFKDKERHQIFFEPETAKGDLMYINGLSTSMPVDVQIQMIKSIPGLKNARVAKWAYAIEYDAINPLQLKKSLESKILSGLFLAGQINGTSGYEEAAGQGLIAGINAAQFLKKQEPIEILRSEGYIGVLIDDLVTKGTQEPYRMLTSRAEYRLLLRNDNADIRMAEYAYKSQMISESEYLKIKEKYLKITQKIEELKNDFVSAKSDIGIKYNALNGQSKLQLISRPDVDYNDIINDFEYGYEVMVTTRLEGYIQKQINEAQKMIRLEKLKLPENLNYNEIENLASEARDKLKKVKPTTIGQASRISGINPSDIQMLMFYLNTRRK is encoded by the coding sequence ATGAAAAAATATGATGCAATCGTAGTTGGTGGAGGACACGCTGGAATTGAAGCGACATTCGCTCTAGCTAAACAAAAATTTAATGTTTTATTAGTTACTTTGGATAAAAATAAATTAGCTTCAATGCCTTGTAACCCTTCGATAGGAGGACCTGCTAAAGGAATTATAACAAGAGAAATTGATGCATTAGGTGGAATGCAAGGTGTTTTTGCTGACCAAGCGATGATTCAAATTAAAATGTTAAACGAGTCTAGAGGGCCTGCTGTTAGAGCGATAAGAGCACAAATAGATAAAGATAAATATTCTAAAATTGTTCTAGATGCAGTTCAAAAAAATCCTTTTATAACAATAAAAGAATCGATTGTTGATAAATTAATTGATGAAAATGGTTTTGTAAAAGGTGTTGAGCTTGAAAACGGGGAAATTTATTATGCAAATGCAATAATAATTACAACTGGAACTTATATGGATTCTAGAGTTTTAAGAGGAGATGTTGTTGAAAAAACAGGACCAGATGGTCAAAAAACATCATCAAAATTATCTAATTATTTAAACGAAAACGGTTTTGAAATAATTAGATTAAAAACAGGAACACCACCTAGGATTTGAACTGATTCAATCGACTTTTCTGAAGTTGACGAAGAAATATTGGAAAACAAATTATTAAACTTTAGTTTTAAATCTAAAAAAATATTAGATAAACAAATTCACTGTTATTTAACATACACAACTAAAGAAACGCATAAAATAATTTTAGAAAATTTAGATAAATCCAGTATGTATTCAGGATTGATAGATGGAATAGGTCCTAGATATTGCCCTTCTGTTGAAGATAAAATAGTAAGATTTAAAGACAAAGAAAGACATCAAATATTTTTTGAACCAGAAACAGCAAAAGGTGATTTAATGTATATAAACGGATTATCAACTTCGATGCCTGTAGATGTTCAAATACAAATGATTAAATCGATTCCGGGATTAAAAAATGCAAGAGTTGCTAAATGAGCATATGCTATTGAATATGATGCCATCAATCCTTTACAACTTAAAAAGAGTTTGGAATCTAAAATCCTTTCTGGTTTATTTTTAGCTGGACAAATAAACGGAACTAGCGGATATGAGGAAGCGGCGGGACAAGGGTTAATCGCCGGAATAAATGCTGCTCAATTTTTAAAAAAACAAGAACCAATTGAAATTTTAAGAAGTGAAGGATATATAGGCGTTTTAATTGATGATTTAGTCACAAAAGGAACACAAGAGCCATATAGAATGCTAACTTCAAGAGCTGAATATCGTTTATTATTAAGAAATGATAACGCTGATATTCGAATGGCAGAATATGCTTATAAATCACAGATGATTAGTGAAAGCGAATATTTAAAAATAAAAGAAAAATATTTAAAAATTACACAAAAAATTGAAGAATTAAAAAATGATTTTGTTTCTGCTAAAAGCGATATAGGAATTAAATATAATGCATTAAATGGACAATCAAAATTGCAACTAATTTCAAGACCTGATGTCGATTATAATGATATTATTAATGATTTTGAATATGGTTATGAAGTTATGGTGACTACCCGCTTGGAAGGGTATATTCAAAAACAAATTAATGAAGCTCAAAAAATGATCAGACTAGAGAAACTAAAATTACCTGAAAATTTAAATTATAATGAAATTGAAAATTTAGCAAGCGAAGCAAGAGATAAATTAAAAAAAGTAAAACCAACAACCATTGGACAAGCATCAAGAATTAGCGGAATTAACCCTTCTGATATTCAAATGTTGATGTTTTATTTAAATACAAGAAGAAAATAA
- a CDS encoding 23S rRNA (pseudouridine(1915)-N(3))-methyltransferase RlmH, translating to MKITIVAVGNLQFKYLNLLEEYIKKITFFSKINIIEIKEINETNINLKIQKETEKILESIPKNNYVILCSLSGKQYNSQEFVSFFDKSNITFVIGGSNGVDETKFENKICFSKMTFPHQLFRIFLVEQIYRAFSIKNNIKYHK from the coding sequence ATGAAAATAACAATTGTAGCAGTAGGTAATTTACAATTTAAATATCTAAATTTACTTGAAGAATATATAAAAAAAATTACTTTTTTTTCAAAAATTAATATAATTGAAATTAAGGAAATAAATGAAACTAATATTAATTTAAAAATTCAAAAAGAAACAGAAAAAATATTAGAAAGTATTCCAAAAAACAATTATGTAATACTTTGTTCATTAAGTGGCAAGCAATATAATTCTCAGGAATTTGTCTCTTTTTTTGACAAAAGTAATATCACATTTGTTATTGGAGGTTCTAACGGTGTTGATGAAACTAAATTTGAAAACAAAATTTGCTTTTCAAAAATGACATTTCCGCATCAACTATTTAGAATATTTTTAGTTGAACAAATATATCGTGCTTTTTCAATTAAAAACAATATAAAATATCATAAATAA
- a CDS encoding M13 family metallopeptidase, translated as MNKKIKDDFYEYINEQWLKTAKIPDDRSSIGSFVEMDLELEKLLKGLVSKWHQDNSSIPNDPLIHEYVKFYSMILNTKKRDELGWEPVRNFLSKIENLKNFSQIQNANKDFWINYNFLPFSLSIDEDFANSERRIVWISEDSTILPSTKTYENQEEKERLLTVWKNMVKELLLSYGKNEQESEKIIQNSIQFDELYKNYVLTPEEAADYVSLYNLKQRNEVNKYSKNFNFLEIIDRFVGQEVTEVSILNERFFKNFDLIFSEENFEKYKDLLFVKNLLSTTTFLTEQIREVANKFSKAVTSIEKTRTLEDFAYDKTNTFFSMPLGMFYAKEYFGENSKKNIEHMIENMVKVYTKRLSENDWLSKETIEKAIAKISKLKFMIGYPEIIRPYYNKFKVLGYEQGGNLFTNALKFSEEISKYKISLYHKDEDKRYWSMSPAQINAYYHPIKNQMVFPAAILNFPFYKYDRCSSANYGGIGAVIAHEISHAFDNNGSQFDENGQLNNWWTEKDKSEFLKRTEAVIKLYDQRETEFGKVNGKLTVSENIADLGGFECALEAAKMEKDFNPEELFKSWATIWRSIYREGAAKRQLETDVHSPTKIRANVVLANNELFAQTYEITENDKMYIPKENKVKIW; from the coding sequence ATGAATAAAAAAATTAAAGACGATTTTTATGAATATATTAACGAGCAGTGATTAAAAACTGCAAAAATACCTGACGATAGATCTTCTATTGGTTCGTTTGTTGAGATGGATTTGGAACTAGAAAAATTATTAAAAGGTCTTGTTTCTAAGTGACACCAAGACAATTCTTCAATACCTAACGATCCGTTAATTCACGAATATGTAAAATTTTATTCGATGATTTTAAATACAAAAAAAAGAGACGAACTAGGATGAGAACCAGTAAGAAACTTTTTATCTAAAATTGAAAATTTAAAAAATTTTAGCCAAATCCAAAATGCTAATAAAGATTTTTGAATTAACTACAACTTTTTACCTTTTTCATTATCTATAGATGAAGATTTTGCAAATAGCGAAAGAAGAATTGTTTGGATTTCAGAAGATTCAACAATATTACCTTCAACAAAAACATATGAAAATCAAGAAGAAAAAGAAAGATTATTAACTGTATGAAAAAATATGGTTAAAGAATTACTTTTAAGTTATGGAAAAAACGAACAAGAAAGTGAAAAAATTATTCAAAACTCAATTCAATTCGACGAGTTATATAAAAACTATGTATTAACTCCTGAAGAGGCGGCTGACTATGTTTCTTTATATAATTTAAAACAAAGAAATGAAGTTAACAAATATTCTAAAAACTTTAATTTTTTAGAAATTATTGATAGATTTGTAGGTCAAGAAGTAACTGAAGTTTCAATATTGAATGAAAGATTTTTTAAAAATTTTGATTTAATTTTTAGCGAAGAAAATTTTGAAAAATATAAAGATTTACTATTTGTAAAAAATCTTTTATCAACAACAACTTTTTTAACCGAACAAATTAGAGAAGTTGCTAACAAGTTTTCAAAAGCAGTGACTTCGATTGAAAAAACCAGAACATTAGAAGATTTTGCTTATGATAAAACTAACACATTTTTTTCAATGCCTTTAGGAATGTTTTATGCTAAAGAATATTTTGGAGAAAATTCTAAAAAAAATATTGAGCATATGATTGAAAATATGGTTAAAGTTTATACAAAAAGACTTTCTGAAAACGATTGACTATCAAAAGAAACAATAGAAAAAGCAATTGCAAAAATTTCAAAATTAAAATTTATGATTGGTTATCCAGAAATAATCAGACCTTATTATAATAAATTCAAAGTTTTGGGATACGAACAAGGAGGAAATTTATTTACTAACGCTCTGAAATTTAGTGAAGAAATTTCTAAATATAAAATTTCTCTTTATCATAAAGATGAAGATAAAAGATATTGATCAATGTCGCCTGCACAAATAAATGCTTACTATCATCCAATAAAAAATCAAATGGTATTTCCAGCGGCAATTTTAAATTTCCCTTTTTATAAATACGATCGTTGTTCATCAGCTAATTATGGAGGTATTGGAGCAGTTATTGCTCATGAAATATCACATGCTTTTGACAACAATGGTTCGCAATTCGACGAAAACGGACAATTAAATAATTGATGAACAGAAAAAGATAAAAGCGAATTTTTAAAAAGAACAGAAGCAGTTATTAAATTATACGATCAAAGAGAAACAGAATTTGGAAAGGTTAATGGAAAATTAACTGTATCAGAAAATATTGCAGATTTAGGTGGTTTTGAATGTGCATTAGAAGCTGCAAAAATGGAAAAAGACTTTAATCCAGAAGAATTATTTAAAAGTTGAGCAACCATTTGAAGATCCATTTATCGTGAAGGTGCAGCTAAAAGACAATTGGAAACTGACGTTCACTCTCCAACTAAAATTAGAGCAAATGTTGTTTTAGCAAATAACGAATTATTTGCACAAACATATGAAATTACTGAAAATGATAAAATGTACATTCCAAAAGAAAATAAAGTAAAAATTTGATAA
- a CDS encoding YwaF family protein: MTFFTWRRNVASFEESKIIFYLFFALVLFSVLILWIYREKINNYFNQKNKTKFLFNKLTVEQIFIVIGSIALFFCFYRIIILIISDYPWKWELLPLHMCRFFIFLLSFLYIFKRGYLVKYFSILAILGGIVGFAFANIGIVEEFIKGDRIYNSFVPGTREYERAGMNVGYDTREMWDFALSHGFVIFMPVFTHIVYGKKAQLTLYSLTRGLIFLFIIGILTFFLNWILNAVAENTDNAKLKISLNANWLYLGKDGINTLGILTQWPYALITFSFLIPAVLYLSYFFYIFLISFKFKFNKYNIVNKIKVLKYKKILRETNENISWKSAFIFNAKKAKLN; encoded by the coding sequence ATGACTTTTTTCACCTGACGAAGAAATGTTGCCAGTTTTGAAGAATCGAAGATTATTTTCTATTTATTTTTTGCATTAGTATTATTTTCAGTATTGATTTTATGAATTTATCGTGAAAAAATAAATAATTATTTTAATCAAAAAAATAAAACAAAATTTCTATTTAACAAATTGACTGTTGAACAAATTTTTATTGTAATCGGATCTATCGCTTTATTCTTCTGTTTTTATAGAATAATTATTTTGATTATAAGTGATTATCCTTGAAAATGAGAATTATTACCGTTACATATGTGTAGATTTTTTATTTTTCTGCTTTCATTTTTATATATATTTAAAAGAGGATATTTAGTTAAATATTTTAGTATATTAGCAATTTTAGGCGGTATTGTTGGATTTGCTTTTGCTAACATAGGAATTGTTGAAGAATTTATTAAAGGAGATAGAATATATAATTCATTTGTTCCAGGAACTAGAGAATACGAGCGGGCAGGTATGAATGTAGGATATGATACAAGGGAAATGTGAGATTTTGCCCTATCTCATGGATTTGTTATTTTTATGCCTGTGTTTACCCATATTGTTTACGGGAAAAAAGCACAATTAACACTTTATTCATTAACTAGAGGATTAATTTTTCTTTTTATAATTGGAATATTAACATTCTTTTTAAATTGAATATTAAATGCTGTTGCTGAAAATACCGATAATGCCAAATTAAAAATTTCTTTAAATGCAAACTGACTTTATTTAGGAAAAGACGGAATTAATACACTGGGAATTTTGACTCAATGACCATATGCATTAATTACATTTTCATTTTTAATTCCAGCGGTTTTATATTTAAGTTATTTCTTTTATATCTTTTTAATTTCGTTTAAATTTAAATTTAATAAATATAATATTGTTAATAAAATAAAAGTTTTAAAATATAAAAAAATTTTAAGAGAAACAAATGAAAATATTTCATGAAAAAGCGCTTTTATTTTTAATGCAAAAAAAGCAAAATTAAATTAA